Proteins from a single region of Cytophagia bacterium CHB2:
- a CDS encoding PH domain-containing protein gives MTFNIRSAWREQWLLIILAIALFLLPFLPWFGTSAPLDNLKMTALLAAPFLIVGLIIIVRHYSWRFTVNGDIIQSHRGIIAREVRAIRVEDLRNINVKQTLFHRLIGIGDVEFSSAGSSGVEVVFKGVSQPMALMRKIQNA, from the coding sequence GAGCAATGGCTGTTGATCATTCTGGCCATTGCGCTTTTTCTGCTGCCCTTTTTACCCTGGTTCGGAACCAGCGCCCCGCTTGACAATCTTAAAATGACGGCCCTGCTGGCGGCGCCGTTTTTGATCGTTGGCTTGATCATTATCGTTCGGCACTATTCATGGCGATTCACGGTTAATGGCGACATCATTCAAAGCCATCGTGGCATCATCGCGAGGGAGGTACGAGCCATTCGCGTGGAAGACTTGCGCAACATCAACGTCAAGCAGACGCTCTTTCATAGACTCATCGGCATCGGAGACGTTGAGTTCAGCAGCGCCGGCAGTTCGGGCGTCGAAGTCGTGTTCAAAGGCGTTAGCCAACCCATGGCGCTGATGAGAAAGATACAGAATGCATAA
- a CDS encoding prohibitin family protein, which produces MIFILAVLATIAALFVWRSAARQESGISQPIGTASILAMGVFAIVALVQCFTQIPAGHVGVVDFFGIVSERALPAGINFVNPLARVIKFSIQTKEHKETMQVLSREGLTIGLEISALYRLNPDSAARVYKTVAGGDYETIILIPQFRSISRAVAASFQASALYSTEREQLGVNIQEELAKTVAPRGVTIETTPLRNVALPVQLTEAIEQKQKADQESQRMEFILTKEKQEADRKRIEAKGIADFQTIVAAGISEQLLRWKGIEATEKLAQSSNTKVIIVGAGKDGLPVIMDTK; this is translated from the coding sequence ATGATTTTTATCTTGGCGGTACTGGCAACCATAGCCGCACTTTTTGTGTGGCGCAGCGCGGCGCGGCAAGAAAGCGGCATCTCTCAGCCCATCGGCACGGCGAGCATTCTCGCCATGGGCGTTTTCGCAATTGTTGCGCTGGTGCAGTGCTTCACGCAGATCCCGGCGGGACACGTGGGCGTGGTAGATTTCTTCGGCATCGTGTCCGAGAGGGCGCTGCCGGCGGGAATCAATTTCGTGAATCCGCTGGCGCGCGTCATCAAATTCTCCATTCAAACGAAAGAACACAAGGAAACCATGCAAGTGCTTTCGCGCGAAGGCCTCACCATCGGCTTGGAGATCAGCGCGCTCTACCGGCTGAACCCGGATTCTGCAGCTCGGGTTTACAAGACTGTGGCCGGCGGCGACTACGAAACCATCATCCTGATACCGCAATTCCGCTCCATCAGCCGCGCCGTCGCGGCCAGCTTCCAGGCCAGCGCGCTCTATTCCACCGAACGGGAACAGCTCGGCGTGAATATTCAGGAAGAGCTGGCCAAGACCGTCGCTCCGCGCGGCGTGACAATTGAAACCACGCCGCTGCGCAATGTCGCACTCCCCGTACAACTCACCGAAGCCATCGAGCAAAAGCAGAAAGCCGATCAGGAAAGCCAGCGTATGGAGTTCATTCTCACGAAGGAAAAACAGGAGGCGGACCGGAAACGGATCGAAGCCAAAGGCATCGCCGATTTTCAGACGATCGTAGCGGCCGGCATCAGCGAACAATTGCTGCGCTGGAAGGGAATTGAAGCAACTGAAAAGCTCGCGCAATCATCAAACACCAAAGTGATTATCGTCGGCGCCGGGAAAGACGGTTTGCCGGTCATTATGGATACGAAATAG